The DNA region CGGCATCGATCGATCGACCGGCCGTCACCGCGCTGTGGACCGACTTCGTTCCGTCCCACGAGGTGTTGCTGACGGACTCGAACCCGGAGATCGACGACCGAGCCCTGACCATGTATCGGCTGGGTACCGGATCAACCCAAGAGATCGTCGCAGCCCTACGCGACCTGCTGACCGGATACGAGCAATGGGTCGAGACCCAGGAGGATCAGGCACGCCTGTTTCGCGGCACGGAGCATGAAAAGGTCTCGGCCGATCAGGCTCGGCTCTGTCGGCGGGCTCTGTACCGGATGCGAGACGGCATCGGCTTGTTGGAGGATGCCGACCGACCTGACATCATACGCGCCTTCCGACTGGCGAACCTCGCCATGGCCGACCAGAGGGCCCGCACCGCGTGGATCAAGAGCGGCAGGTCCGGTGAGCCGGACGACCGGGCCGGACGGTGGCGACCCTTCCAGATTTCGTTCATGCTCCTCTGCCTGGCCGGGATCGTCGATCCGGACCACGAGGACCGGAAGGTCTCCGACCTTCTGTGGTTCCCCACCGGAGGCGGCAAGACCGAGGCCTACCTCGGTCTGATCGCTTTCACCGCCTTCCTGAGGCGGTTGCGGGACGGAGGGGACGGGGCGGGTGTCACCGTTCTCATGCGGTACACGCTTCGGCTGCTCACCCTCCAACAGTTCGAGCGAGCCGCAGCGTTGATCTGCGCGATGGAAAAGCTGCGTGCGGCCGATCCGACAAGCCTGGGACACGACGAAATCTCCATCGGCATGTGGGTGGGCCGTTCGGCGACCCCCAACACGCTGGCGGTCGCCGCAGGCAAGTTGGCCGATCTCGTCCGCAACGAGAATCTTCAGTTGCAGACCGAGAACCCGGTCCAACTGCGTACCTGCCCCTGGTGCGGCGAGCCCCTGCGCCCTCGTGACTACGCGGTCCACACGGAGGACACGCGTATGACCGTGCGCTGCCCGGCCGGGGCCTGCGACTTCCACCGGGGCCTCCCCGTCCACCTCGTCGACGAGGCCGTCTACGCACACCGCCCGACCTTGGTCATCGCGACGGTCGACAAGTTCGCCTCGATGCCGTGGCGTCCCGCGTCGGCGGCTCTGTTCAACCGGGACGTGGCCGGAGTCCGGCCGCCCGAACTCATAGTCCAGGACGAGCTTCACCTGATCTCAGGCCCGCTCGGCACACTGACCGGTCTGTACGAGACCGCAGTGGACGCCTTGGCGGAACGCCCCAAGGTCATCGCGTCGACCGCCACCATCCGGCGGGCCGATGAGCAGGGAGCCCGCCTGTTCGCCCGTACAGTCGCACAGTTCCCCCCTGGCGGCCTCGACGCACGCGATTCCTGGTTCGCCGTGGAAACGCCCCGTGAGCGTAAGGCTGCCCGCCGCTACATCGGGCTGCTGACATCCAGCACCAGCCAGGCCACCTTGTTGATCAGGGTGTACGCCGCATTGCTCCATCGTGCGCACGTCCATGACGCCCCACCCGAGGTGAGGGACGCCTACTGGACGCTGCTCGGCTACTTCAACAGCTTGCGGCTGCTTTCGGCAGCAGAGCTCCAGGTCCTCGACGACGTCCAGGAGCGGTTGGCCCGGCTGGCGGTCCGGGACGGCGTGAAGCCACGCCGCGCCGACACCTTGACAGAACTGAGCAGTCGGGCGAACGCCAGCGACATCTCCCGCCGCCTCAAGCAGGTGGAGCGACAGCTCCCGATGTCGGACGTGCTGGACGTACTGCTCGCCACCAACATGATCTCCGTGGGCGTCGACGTGGATCGGCTGGGGTTGATGGCGGTGATGGGACAGCCACAGACCACTGCCGAGTACATCCAGGCAACCAGCCGGATCGGCCGACAACACCCAGGCCTGGTCGCGGTCATGCTCAACTCGACCCGATCACGGGACCGGTCGCACTACGAAGACTTCCACAGCTTCCACTCCGCCCTGTACCGCGAGGTGGAGTCCACCAGTGTGACTCCGTTCTCCGCCAGGGCCCGGGACCGCGGACTCCACGCCGTCGTGGTGGCTCTGGCCCGGTTGATGCTGCCGGCCGCGAGGGCCAACGACGCGGCCTCGCGTGTGGAGGACTTCGTGAGTGATCTCCGGGAGACGGTCGGTGCAGCTCTGCTCCACCGAGTTACGGCAGTCGAGCCGGCCGAGGCCGGCGCCACGGCAGCCGCCTTCGAGGACTTCGTCGATTGGTGGCGGGAGGAGGCGCGGGAGCGCCCCGACCTCGTGTACGAGGCTCCGCGGGGCTCTCGTGGTCCCGCCCTGCTGTCCAACTACGACGACGAGTCCGCCGACGCGTCACCGTGGCAGACGTTGTGGAGTCTGCGCGACGTAGACGCCTCGTCCACCTTCTTCGAGGAGCGCTGAATCCATGGGCCCTGTCCCGCCCCGCACCCGTCGCCGCGGTCTTCCGTCGTCACCGGCGCGTGCGGTACGCAAACTCGGAGAGATCCGTCGCGCTCAGCTCGTCACGACGTACGGCGTCGGAGCCATGGTCGCGGTGGAGAACGAGTCGTTCCTCGTCCGCGGTATCGACTCGTGGGACATCTCCGAGTCGCCGACCATTTCGGAACCTCGTCTCGCCCGGCAGCTGGGGGTCTCCGGCTTCCGGATGCCACCGGCTCCTGATCCGGACCGTGCTCGGGACGGCGTGCGAGCCGTGCGCTTTCCGGAAACGTACTCGTGCCCGCACTGCCATCAGTTGCAGCGTTTCCGCAAGTTCAACTCACCGGCCGGCAAGGCCGAGTGTTCGATCTGCCAGGAGAGCCTGGTCCCGTCCCGCTTCGTAATCGCTTGCACCCGTGGTCATTTGGACGATTTTCCCTATTGGAAGTGGGTCCATCGAGGGAACAGGAAGGAATCCGGTGGCTGCGGCGGGCAGTTGACGTTCCGGGCCGACGGGTCGACCGCATCACTGCGTGCGGTACTGATCGGTTGCAGTTGCGGGACCGAGGAGGTCTCGATGGAGGGATCTTTCCGACGGCAGGCCCTCCGGGAACTCGGCATCCGGTGCGAGGGCCGACGTCCCTGGCTCAAGAACGCCCCGGCTGAGAGCTGTCAGGAACCCCCGCGCACGCTTCAGCGCGGTTCCTCCTCCGTGTGGTTTCCGGTCATGCACTCGGCCCTGTCCATCCCTCCGTGGAGTCAGGGGATCGCCAAGCTCGTCGCGCCGTACTACGACATCTTCAAGGTGGAGGACCACTCTGCCATCAGGTCGTTCGTACGCATGCAGAAGCTGCTGCGCCACCACCCGAATTTCACCGACGACGACGTGGTGGCCGAAGTCGATCGGAGACGTGCGGCCGAGGCCGCTGCGGCGGGGCAGGCAGACGGCGCGGAGAACGACAAACCGACTCGAGACTATCGACGCGAGATCTATGAGGGCGAATACCGAAGCCTGTCCAAGCCGCATCTGGAGGTCGCGGAGCAGGAGCAAGATTTTGTCTGTGAGCCGCCCACAGCGCCGATCGACGCCCTACGCGCGTCCCATGGGCTGGAGCAGGTGATGCTGGTCAAGCGGCTCCGCGAGGTACGAGCACTGCAGTCGTTCCGTCGTGTGGACGAGCCGAGTCCGGCGGACTCACCGCTGCGTGAGGCTGCGATCTCGCTGGCGAAGCCGAGTTGGCTACCGGCTTTCGAGGTGAGTGGTGAGGGTGTCTTCGTTCGCCTTGACACCGCACGACTTCACGACTGGGAAGAGGACCCGATACAGGTCGCTCGGGCCGCCCGGATTCGCGAGAACCACGAGAAACTGCTTTCGTCGCGTGCGACCGACTCGACCAAGCCAATTCCGCCTTCCCCCGCCACTCCTCGCTTCCTTCTTCTGCATGCCTTGGCCCACATATTGGTCAACGAATGGAGCTTGGACGGCGGCTACCCGTCCGCTTCCCTGCGTGAACGCATCTACGGTACGGAAGACATGGCGGGCGTACTGATCTATACGGCAACCAGCGATTCCGCCGGCAGCCTCGGCGGCGTCGTGGCGCAGGGTGAACCCGACCGCCTCGAAGTTTCCCTCCGGTCCGCCCTGCGCAGAGCAAGCTGGTGCTCGAACGACCCTCTGTGCATGGAATCGGAGGCAAGCGGCGCGGACAGTTTGAACCTGGCCGCCTGCCATGCCTGCCTACTGCTCCCCGAGACGAGTTGCGAGAACAACAACATCTTGCTCGATCGGGCAGCCCTCATCGGGACACCGGACGGTCGTGTGCCGGGCTTCTTCACTCCCTGACACACGGCTTGGGCGGTCGGGATCTCCACTCCGGCTGCCCACACCGGCGCATCTCGGGGCCTCTGTCGACAAACGGGGTCCTGATGACGAGGTGGAGGAAACATCGGTGTCCCGCCGGCGAACTCGTGACGGTCGGCCCAGCCCAGGAGAGTGTGCGTGTTCCGAAGACACGTCGCTCCGGAGGAATCCGCGCCCCCTCTCCTCGCGAGTTCCTCAGGAGCTGCCTACCGGTGTCCACGTCGGGCGATGGAATCGCGCGTAGGCCGACGCCCACACCAGCGAGAGCCTCGGCTCGCTGACGGCCCTTCGCGCGGCTACGAGTAAGCAGCGCCGTAGTCCCCGGGCTGCTCCCAAGCCCGGCCTCGGCGCCCGGCGCGTACTCAGACCGACGCCCCCTCAGCCGCCTTCGGCGCCCCGTAGCAACGAACGCTCACCCTCTGATCCGGCCCCCACCGCTGCTCCGCGGTGCCCAGGGGCCGCCAGCCGAGTCGCTCGTACAGTGCCGTCGCCGCAGTGTCCGACGCCACCACGTCCAGCACCAGGTGCAGCCCACGCTCCCGTGCTTCTTCGTGGGCGCGCGTCATCAGCAGCTCGCCGAGTCCGTGGCCACGGGCCCACGGGGCCACGAACAGCCGGCTGATCACCGTCACCGCCTCCGCGTCCACGCCTTCCCAGGCGCCGAGCAGCC from Streptomyces sp. NBC_01754 includes:
- a CDS encoding helicase-related protein, coding for MSGSKHQAHYEMCDTLVDALRQDLLGPVGGVDEVLTDDAPITMYPVGVLFPRSRPERPDDPTRPGATEPGELESARDGLDLVPLGARRDIEEGPGDLGVSLANARMPSSIGLTFAVDPTSSRRIRMVVHAAVYLPEDAEGKPVAAKRTDARSTKAQREHWRRSALAIEPVHVDVTRPGLLEPFIFHQGLQLRVLVRPRSEADGTVTVTATVVNSLEVGQFDLRDAHCFYQPKLTVSAEDGSSPAFVVRPTTLQAVDQEQALSRLLYRHAPSFATGHGCAADWDWTPPPVGSASIDRPAVTALWTDFVPSHEVLLTDSNPEIDDRALTMYRLGTGSTQEIVAALRDLLTGYEQWVETQEDQARLFRGTEHEKVSADQARLCRRALYRMRDGIGLLEDADRPDIIRAFRLANLAMADQRARTAWIKSGRSGEPDDRAGRWRPFQISFMLLCLAGIVDPDHEDRKVSDLLWFPTGGGKTEAYLGLIAFTAFLRRLRDGGDGAGVTVLMRYTLRLLTLQQFERAAALICAMEKLRAADPTSLGHDEISIGMWVGRSATPNTLAVAAGKLADLVRNENLQLQTENPVQLRTCPWCGEPLRPRDYAVHTEDTRMTVRCPAGACDFHRGLPVHLVDEAVYAHRPTLVIATVDKFASMPWRPASAALFNRDVAGVRPPELIVQDELHLISGPLGTLTGLYETAVDALAERPKVIASTATIRRADEQGARLFARTVAQFPPGGLDARDSWFAVETPRERKAARRYIGLLTSSTSQATLLIRVYAALLHRAHVHDAPPEVRDAYWTLLGYFNSLRLLSAAELQVLDDVQERLARLAVRDGVKPRRADTLTELSSRANASDISRRLKQVERQLPMSDVLDVLLATNMISVGVDVDRLGLMAVMGQPQTTAEYIQATSRIGRQHPGLVAVMLNSTRSRDRSHYEDFHSFHSALYREVESTSVTPFSARARDRGLHAVVVALARLMLPAARANDAASRVEDFVSDLRETVGAALLHRVTAVEPAEAGATAAAFEDFVDWWREEARERPDLVYEAPRGSRGPALLSNYDDESADASPWQTLWSLRDVDASSTFFEER
- a CDS encoding GNAT family N-acetyltransferase encodes the protein MTSESHIDSRPGAKAGRCVRPRTDRDLDACVHLLAQVHERDGYPVNWPEDAAEWLARPWFLAAWVAELDGRIAGHVVLSRSTTGDAAPGLLGAWEGVDAEAVTVISRLFVAPWARGHGLGELLMTRAHEEARERGLHLVLDVVASDTAATALYERLGWRPLGTAEQRWGPDQRVSVRCYGAPKAAEGASV
- a CDS encoding DUF1998 domain-containing protein gives rise to the protein MGPVPPRTRRRGLPSSPARAVRKLGEIRRAQLVTTYGVGAMVAVENESFLVRGIDSWDISESPTISEPRLARQLGVSGFRMPPAPDPDRARDGVRAVRFPETYSCPHCHQLQRFRKFNSPAGKAECSICQESLVPSRFVIACTRGHLDDFPYWKWVHRGNRKESGGCGGQLTFRADGSTASLRAVLIGCSCGTEEVSMEGSFRRQALRELGIRCEGRRPWLKNAPAESCQEPPRTLQRGSSSVWFPVMHSALSIPPWSQGIAKLVAPYYDIFKVEDHSAIRSFVRMQKLLRHHPNFTDDDVVAEVDRRRAAEAAAAGQADGAENDKPTRDYRREIYEGEYRSLSKPHLEVAEQEQDFVCEPPTAPIDALRASHGLEQVMLVKRLREVRALQSFRRVDEPSPADSPLREAAISLAKPSWLPAFEVSGEGVFVRLDTARLHDWEEDPIQVARAARIRENHEKLLSSRATDSTKPIPPSPATPRFLLLHALAHILVNEWSLDGGYPSASLRERIYGTEDMAGVLIYTATSDSAGSLGGVVAQGEPDRLEVSLRSALRRASWCSNDPLCMESEASGADSLNLAACHACLLLPETSCENNNILLDRAALIGTPDGRVPGFFTP